GGCCGGTGAGCCAGTCGCACTGGCCCGGCGCCATGAGGAAGGCCGCCAGGTTCTGCAGCTCGCTCATGCGGCCGGTGCGCGCCATCGGGTTGGTCTTCTTGCTGCGCGCGCCGGGCTCCTCGCCGGGATTGAGGCGCTTGCTCATGCCTTCGGTCGGGATCTCCCCCGGGCCGACGGCGTTCAGGCGGATGCCATGGCGCGCCCACTCCACCGCGAGCGACTTGGTCATGACCTCGATGCCGGCCTTGCTCATGGCCGATGGCACGACGTAGGGGCTGCCGTTGTCGACCCAGGTCACGATGATGCTCATCACGCTGCGCATCGCATCGCCCTGCTTCCACTTGCCGGCTTTCGCTTCCGCCACCCAGCGCTTGCCCACGGCCTGCGTGACGTAGAAGCTGCCATGGAAGACGATGTTCGCAATGGCGTCGAAGGCGCGCGGCGAGAGGCTCTCGGTCGGCGCGACGAAGTTGCCCGCGGCATTGTTGACGAGCCCCGTGAGCCCGCCGCTCT
This genomic window from Variovorax paradoxus contains:
- a CDS encoding SDR family oxidoreductase, producing the protein MFEPSLMSGQRILVTGGGTGLGRAMAERFLGLGADVAICGRRQSVCEETAAEWRQQFPGRRIDTFGVDIRNAQNVDEMVESLFQSGGLTGLVNNAAGNFVAPTESLSPRAFDAIANIVFHGSFYVTQAVGKRWVAEAKAGKWKQGDAMRSVMSIIVTWVDNGSPYVVPSAMSKAGIEVMTKSLAVEWARHGIRLNAVGPGEIPTEGMSKRLNPGEEPGARSKKTNPMARTGRMSELQNLAAFLMAPGQCDWLTGQSIMMDGGNALATGGNFYELRQWSDDDWQAARERIEAQNQKDKAQR